The following proteins come from a genomic window of Malus sylvestris chromosome 4, drMalSylv7.2, whole genome shotgun sequence:
- the LOC126618915 gene encoding probable UDP-arabinopyranose mutase 5 isoform X3, whose protein sequence is MRTPPSLLSLTIDLAVLNLPSISDLSPLPDHILLDLFLKTLRAGKLNEKVLKLFVATGKEEVLSLIQSLNIRQTLTPVLPTSNINPSEVDIVVAAINSDLTPFLNEWRPIFSPFHLIIVKDPDMDGELHVPEGFNVDVFTKSDINRLVGSSHSILFSGYSCRYFGYLVSRKKYIISIDDDCIPAKDNNGHIVDVVAQHIANLKAPATPFFFNTLYDPYRKGADFVRGYPFSLRSGVTCALSCGLWLNLADYDAPTQALKPEQRNSRYVDAVMTVPVRSLMPVSGINIAFDREVVGPALFPALRLSAEGKIRWETVEDLWSGMCVKVICDHLGIGVKTGIPYVWRKERGDAIESLKKEWEGVKLMEEVVPFFQSVRLPRSAVTAEDCVVDMAKAVKEQLGKVDPMFARAGDAMADWVKLWKSVGSSAPEV, encoded by the exons ATGAGAACTCCGCCTTCTCTGCTATCTCTCACCATTGACTTAGCTGTCCTCAACCTCCCCAGTATATCcgatctctctcctctccctgaCCACATCCTCCTCGATCTCTTCCTG AAAACTTTGAGAGCAGGAAAGCTAAATGAGAAAGTGTTGAAGCTGTTTGTAGCAACTGGCAAGGAAGAAGTCCTTTCACTAATCCAGTCACTTAATATTCGGCAGACCCTCACCCCTGTCCTTCCTACCAGtaa CATCAACCCTAGTGAGGTTGACATCGTGGTTGCGGCAATCAACTCCGACCTGACTCCATTCTTGAATGAATGGAGACCAATATTCTCCCCGTTCCATCTGATTATTGTCAAAGACCCTGATATGGATGGGGAGCTCCATGTTCCAGAAGGATTTAACGTGGATGTCTTTACCAAATCTGACATAAACCGGCTGGTGGGCTCTTCCCATTCCATTCTCTTCTCTGGTTACTCATGCAGGTATTTTGGTTATCTGGTCTCAAGGAAAAAATATATTATCTCAATTGATGATGACTGCATCCCGGCTAAGGACAACAATGGTCATATAGTAGATGTAGTGGCACAGCATATTGCCAATCTCAAAGCTCCAGCTACCCCATTCTTTTTTAACACACTCTATGATCCGTATCGGAAGGGAGCAGATTTTGTTCGTGGTTACCCATTTAGCCTGAGGAGTGGGGTCACATGTGCGCTATCATGTGGACTGTGGCTCAATTTGGCAGACTATGATGCACCAACACAGGCCCTCAAGCCAGAGCAGAGGAATTCTCGATATGTGGATGCTGTAATGACTGTTCCGGTGAGATCTTTAATGCCTGTAAGTGGAATAAACATTGCTTTTGATCGTGAGGTGGTGGGGCCAGCTTTGTTCCCGGCTTTGAGGTTGTCAGCGGAAGGAAAGATCAGGTGGGAGACCGTGGAAGATCTATGGTCTGGAATGTGTGTAAAGGTCATATGCGATCACCTGGGAATTGGCGTAAAAACTGGGATACCTTATGTATGGAGAAAGGAAAGAGGTGATGCCATTGAAAGCTTGAAGAAAGAGTGGGAGGGTGTGAAGCTAATGGAGGAAGTGGTTCCTTTCTTTCAGTCAGTTAGGTTGCCACGATCAGCGGTCACTGCAGAAGACTGTGTTGTCGACATGGCAAAGGCGGTGAAGGAGCAGTTGGGAAAGGTAGATCCTATGTTTGCTCGTGCAGGTGATGCCATGGCGGATTGGGTGAAGCTCTGGAAGTCGGTGGGATCCAGTGCACCGGAAGTTTAA
- the LOC126618915 gene encoding uncharacterized protein LOC126618915 isoform X2, which translates to MRTPPSLLSLTIDLAVLNLPSISDLSPLPDHILLDLFLKTLRAGKLNEKVLKLFVATGKEEVLSLIQSLNIRQTLTPVLPTRCSEKF; encoded by the exons ATGAGAACTCCGCCTTCTCTGCTATCTCTCACCATTGACTTAGCTGTCCTCAACCTCCCCAGTATATCcgatctctctcctctccctgaCCACATCCTCCTCGATCTCTTCCTG AAAACTTTGAGAGCAGGAAAGCTAAATGAGAAAGTGTTGAAGCTGTTTGTAGCAACTGGCAAGGAAGAAGTCCTTTCACTAATCCAGTCACTTAATATTCGGCAGACCCTCACCCCTGTCCTTCCTACCA GATGCTCTGAAAAGTTTTGA
- the LOC126617790 gene encoding uncharacterized protein LOC126617790, translating to MEDPSGESELEEDCPEANYGKVRWILNKGWGLGLKILVTGMVISSAPIVLPPLVVISAIGFAVSVPSGVVLASYACTEKIMSKLLPYGEPPLLSENNGTLMSNNEEFEQDEEWEQDTWVGGKTDIEKEEGWDWRDRLEGGEMRVEFVDEENDAIIAEDSQGNVTEDADEIVEENGYQEDVDESTNKEEKLILDSIYEVKFEGLTDDFKDDSVLDENQVDEVCGLVLNVLEGDETDDQMGVARIEVTSVVIEESEGQERVSDIVEEEELVEETRGMLEKIRDEGNADNAVEMNKQYVGETEGGGEVRNQKIGSHAEDIEILVEARIADIGSQEPTSTMEGGVGEVPDECEAMQGFQEMRYVNDATTVSKDVNPTRDIGSVSESKNAEKKLEVEKPIGETKNVNDVLEEEKKMADKRNMKPVVSSIVEDEQKPVIIREEPVQQGRRTEDTISDVDFQLIKEKETVVSSISDAGGLHLFNDKNVSGQQDWCASCETSEGNVGDEATELPVSGIAHESTDSGMSSGKDFNMQPNGVLYDDAKIREKIGAMRSIVGYKGTPHATCIEELKALYLFTGVELPTISFSDPPDLEQVNHKLRFLMSIIGVKLDS from the exons ATGGAGGATCCAAGTGGGGAGTCCGAGCTAGAAGAAGACTGCCCTGAAGCTAACTATGGGAAGGTGAGGTGGATCTTGAACAAAGGATGGGGACTTGGGTTGAAAATTCTGGTGACTGGTATGGTAATTTCTTCTGCCCCAATTGTTCTTCCGCCGCTTGTGGTTATTTCCGCAATTGGGTTTGCCGTTTCTGTTCCATCCGGTGTTGTCTTGGCAAGTTATGCTTGCACTGAGAAGATCATGAGCAAGTTGCTCCCTTATGGTGAACCTCCTCTTTTGTCGGAAAATAATGGAACGTTAATGTCGAATAACGAAGAATTCGAGCAAGATGAGGAATGGGAACAGGACACATGGGTAGGAGGGAAGACTGACATCGAAAAGGAAGAAGGGTGGGATTGGAGGGATAGACTTGAAGGTGGCGAGATGAGAGTAGAATTTGTAGATGAGGAAAATGATGCCATTATTGCAGAGGATTCACAAGGAAATGTAACTGAAGATGCGGATGAAATTGTAGAAGAAAATGGATATCAGGAGGATGTTGATGAGTCTACGAACAAGGAGGAAAAGCTAATATTGGATAGTATTTACGAGGtgaaatttgaaggattgaCTGATGATTTTAAGGATGATTCTGTACTCGATGAGAATCAAGTCGATGAGGTGTGTGGATTGGTGTTGAATGTGCTTGAGGGTGATGAAACTGATGATCAAATGGGAGTGGCACGGATTGAAGTGACTAGCGTAGTAATCGAAGAGAGCGAGGGTCAAGAAAGAGTAAGTGATATTGTAGAAGAGGAAGAGTTGGTGGAAGAGACGAGGGGAATGTTAGAAAAAATTAGGGATGAAGGCAACGCTGATAATGCAGTGGAGATGAACAAGCAGTATGTGGGAGAAACTGAAGGAGGTGGGGAGGTAAGAAATCAAAAAATTGGTTCACATGCTGAAGACATTGAGATACTAGTTGAAGCTAGAATTGCTGATATTGGATCACAAGAACCAACTAGTACCATGGAAGGTGGAGTTGGGGAAGTTCCAGATGAATGTGAAGCTATGCAAGGATTCCAAGAAATGAGATATGTGAACGATGCAACGACTGTTTCCAAGGATGTCAACCCAACTAGAGATATTGGGAGTGTTTCGGAAAGCAAGAATGCTGAGAAAAAATTAGAAGTGGAGAAGCCAATAGGGGAAACCAAGAATGTTAACGATGTtttagaggaagaaaagaaaatggcagaTAAGAGAAATATGAAACCTGTGGTGAGCAGCATTGTGGAAGACGAGCAAAAGCCCGTGATAATCAGAGAGGAACCAGTACAGCAAGGAAGGAGAACCGAGGATACCATCAGTGACGTAGATTTTCAGTtgattaaagagaaggaaactGTGGTATCCTCAATTTCAGATGCAGGCGGGCTTCATTTGTTCAATGACAAAAATGTTTCTGGTCAGCAAGACTGGTGTGCTTCTTGTGAAACTTCCGAAG GTAATGTGGGTGATGAAGCTACAGAGCTTCCCGTTTCAGGCATTGCACATGAATCTACAGATTCTGGGATGTCATCCGGAAAGGATTTCAACATGCAACCAAATGGG GTACTGTACGATGATGCTAAAATAAGGGAGAAGATCGGTGCTATGCGAAGTATAGTCGGATACAAGGGCACACCCCATGCAACATGCATAGAGGAACTGAAGGCTCTTTACCTCTTCACCGGTGTGGAACTCCCGACGATATCATTTAGTGACCCTCCTGATCTCGAACAAGTTAATCACAAACTTCGCTTTCTCATGTCCATCATCGGAGTTAAACTGGACTCGTGA
- the LOC126618915 gene encoding probable UDP-arabinopyranose mutase 5 isoform X1 produces the protein MSDTSINPSEVDIVVAAINSDLTPFLNEWRPIFSPFHLIIVKDPDMDGELHVPEGFNVDVFTKSDINRLVGSSHSILFSGYSCRYFGYLVSRKKYIISIDDDCIPAKDNNGHIVDVVAQHIANLKAPATPFFFNTLYDPYRKGADFVRGYPFSLRSGVTCALSCGLWLNLADYDAPTQALKPEQRNSRYVDAVMTVPVRSLMPVSGINIAFDREVVGPALFPALRLSAEGKIRWETVEDLWSGMCVKVICDHLGIGVKTGIPYVWRKERGDAIESLKKEWEGVKLMEEVVPFFQSVRLPRSAVTAEDCVVDMAKAVKEQLGKVDPMFARAGDAMADWVKLWKSVGSSAPEV, from the coding sequence ATGTCTGACACAAGCATCAACCCTAGTGAGGTTGACATCGTGGTTGCGGCAATCAACTCCGACCTGACTCCATTCTTGAATGAATGGAGACCAATATTCTCCCCGTTCCATCTGATTATTGTCAAAGACCCTGATATGGATGGGGAGCTCCATGTTCCAGAAGGATTTAACGTGGATGTCTTTACCAAATCTGACATAAACCGGCTGGTGGGCTCTTCCCATTCCATTCTCTTCTCTGGTTACTCATGCAGGTATTTTGGTTATCTGGTCTCAAGGAAAAAATATATTATCTCAATTGATGATGACTGCATCCCGGCTAAGGACAACAATGGTCATATAGTAGATGTAGTGGCACAGCATATTGCCAATCTCAAAGCTCCAGCTACCCCATTCTTTTTTAACACACTCTATGATCCGTATCGGAAGGGAGCAGATTTTGTTCGTGGTTACCCATTTAGCCTGAGGAGTGGGGTCACATGTGCGCTATCATGTGGACTGTGGCTCAATTTGGCAGACTATGATGCACCAACACAGGCCCTCAAGCCAGAGCAGAGGAATTCTCGATATGTGGATGCTGTAATGACTGTTCCGGTGAGATCTTTAATGCCTGTAAGTGGAATAAACATTGCTTTTGATCGTGAGGTGGTGGGGCCAGCTTTGTTCCCGGCTTTGAGGTTGTCAGCGGAAGGAAAGATCAGGTGGGAGACCGTGGAAGATCTATGGTCTGGAATGTGTGTAAAGGTCATATGCGATCACCTGGGAATTGGCGTAAAAACTGGGATACCTTATGTATGGAGAAAGGAAAGAGGTGATGCCATTGAAAGCTTGAAGAAAGAGTGGGAGGGTGTGAAGCTAATGGAGGAAGTGGTTCCTTTCTTTCAGTCAGTTAGGTTGCCACGATCAGCGGTCACTGCAGAAGACTGTGTTGTCGACATGGCAAAGGCGGTGAAGGAGCAGTTGGGAAAGGTAGATCCTATGTTTGCTCGTGCAGGTGATGCCATGGCGGATTGGGTGAAGCTCTGGAAGTCGGTGGGATCCAGTGCACCGGAAGTTTAA
- the LOC126618802 gene encoding eukaryotic translation initiation factor 3 subunit B-like — translation MADVMTYNDIEATAARIGIDLSQLDLDSIRLPAGEDFGIISDDEDIYNVDNSELDAGFGNIIVVDNLPVVPLEKFEKLENVIRKIYSQIGVIKDDGFWMPLDPETNKTLGYCFLEFNTPQEAELAKERTHGYKLDRSHIFVVNIFNDFDRFMSVPDQWAPPESKPYTPGENLQQWLTDEKARDQLVIRYGADTEVLWNDARHLKPEPFYKRTFWTESFVQWSPLGTYLATVHRQGAAVWGGASTFNRLMRYAHSQVRLIDFSPGEKYLVTYSSHEPSNPRDANRVVINIFDVRTGKVMRDFKGSPDDFAIGGAGGVAGVSWPVFKWAGGKDDKYFARMGKNVISVYETETFSLVDKKSMKVENVMDFSWSPTDPILALFVPELGGGNQPARVSLVQIPAKEELRQKNLFSVSDCKMYWQSNGEYLAVKVDRYTKTKKSTYTGFELFRIKERDIPIEVLELENKNDKIIAFAWEPKGHRFAVIHCDNTNANNNPRPDISFYSMRSAHNTGRVSKLTTLKGKQANALYWSPTGRFIILAGLKGFNGQLEFYNVDELETMATAEHFMATDIEWDPTGRYVATTVTSVHEMENGFNIWTFNGKLLYRTLKDHFFQFLWRPRPPSFLTPEKEEEIAKNLKKYSKKYEAEDQDVSIFLSEQDREKRRMLKEEWEKWVAQWKQKHEEEKEVRKNLRDGEASDEEEEYEAKAIEVEEVINQVEEVVAFEE, via the exons ATGGCGGACGTCATGACGTACAATGACATAGAGGCGACGGCGGCCCGAATCGGAATCGACCTCTCGCAGCTCGACCTCGATTCCATCCGCCTCCCTGCCGGCGAAGACTTTGGCATTATCAG TGATGATGAGGATATATACAATGTGGACAATTCGGAGTTGGACGCAGGGTTTGGCAACATAATTGTTGTTGATAACCTCCCTGTTGTTCCTTTGGAAAAGTTTGAGAAGCTCGAAAACGTCATTCGTAAAATCTATAGCCAGATTGGTGTGATAAAAGACGACGGCTTTTGGATGCCTCTTGACCCCGAAACCAATAAAACCTTGGGGTATTGCTTCCTTGAGTTTAATACTCCTCAG GAAGCTGAGCTTGCCAAAGAGAGGACTCATGGATACAAGCTGGATCGATCACATATTTTTGTTGTCAACATTTTTAACGACTTTGATCGGTTCATGAGTGTTCCGGATCAATGGGCCCCTCCAGAAAGTAAACCGTATACACCAGGG GAAAACCTTCAACAGTGGCTAACCGACGAAAAGGCCAGGGACCAACTGGTCATTCGTTATGGTGCGGACACGGAAGTGCTATGGAACGATGCAAGGCACCTGAAGCCGGAACCGTTCTACAAACGCACT TTCTGGACTGAGAGCTTCGTGCAGTGGTCCCCTCTGGGGACTTACCTGGCCACCGTTCATAGGCAGGGTGCTGCAGTCTGGGGAGGCGCCTCTACGTTCAATCGTCTGATGCGTTATGCTCATTCCCAG GTTCGACTGATTGATTTCTCACCTGGTGAGAAATACTTGGTGACATACAGCAGCCATGAACCAAGCAATCCTCGTGATGCAAAT AGGGTCGTGATAAACATTTTTGATGTGAGGACCGGAAAGgtaatgagagattttaaagGAAGCCCAGATGATTTTGCTATTGGAGGAGCTGGAGGTGTTGCTGGGGTGTCTTGGCCTGTTTTCAA ATGGGCCGGGGGAAAAGATGACAAGTACTTTGCCAGGATGGGAAAAAATGTTATTTCTGTATACGAGACGGAAACATTTTCTCTTGTAGACAAAAAGTCAATGAAGGTGGAAAATGTCATGGACTTCAGTTGGTCACCAACTGATCCGATTCTTGCACTATTTGTTCCAGAACTGGGTGGTGGCAACCAGCCTGCTAGG GTGAGTCTTGTTCAAATCCCTGCTAAGGAGGAGTTGAGGCAGAAGAATCTTTTCAGCGTCAGCGATTGCAAAATGTATTGGCAGAGCAATGGGGAGTATCTAGCTGTTAAAGTCGACCGCTacaccaaaacaaagaaaagcacATACACTGGATTTGAGCTTTTCAGAATCAAGGAGCGGGACATTCCTATCGAAGTCTTGGAATTGGAGAATAAGAATGACAAAATTATTGCATTCGCTTGGGAGCCTAAGGGCCACCGGTTCGCAGTAATTCATTGTGATAACACGAACGCGAATAACAACCCAAGGCCCGACATAAGTTTCTACTCCATGCGAAGTGCTCACAATACTGGCCGTGTTTCAAAGCTCACTACTCTCAAGGGAAAGCAGGCAAATGCCCTTTACTGGTCACCTACCGGCCGCTTCATCATTCTGGCAGGATTGAAAGGTTTTAATGGGCAGCTAGAGTTTTACAATGTAGATGAGCTGGAAACCATGGCCACCGCTGAACATTTCATGGCGACGGATATCGAATGGGATCCAACCGGAAG ATACGTAGCTACTACAGTGACCTCAGTCCATGAGATGGAGAACGGCTTCAACATCTGGACATTCAATGGCAAGCTACTTTATCGGACACTAAAGGATCATTTCTTTCAG TTCTTATGGCGCCCAAGGCCACCATCATTCTTGACTCCTGAGAAAGAGGAGGAGATTGCAAAGAACTTGAAGAAGTACAGCAAGAAGTACGAGGCAGAGGACCAGGATGTTTCAATCTTCTTGAGCGAGCAGGATCGCGAGAAAAGAAGAATGTTGAAGGAGGAATGGGAGAAGTGGGTGGCTCAGTGGAAGCAGAAGCACGAAGAAGAGAAAGAGGTGAGGAAAAATCTTAGGGACGGAGAAGCAAGTGATGAGGAAGAGGAGTACGAGGCTAAAGCTATTGAGGTCGAAGAGGTGATAAACCAGGTAGAGGAGGTCGTTGCTTTCGAAGAATGA